The nucleotide sequence GAGGATAAAGGGTGGTCCGCACCACAATTTGCAGCATTTGTTTCGTCTGTAATCGAAACAGGTACAGCTCCTTCCCAAATGGCTGATATCCGAAAAGAGTTAAATAATATTGGATTACCTACCTATGATGTCCTATCACCTGAGTTAATGGATTTACTTGCTGCTAAAACTGCTGAACTGAATGGCACATTGCAAGAATAAAAGTTATATTTTAATGTAGTAATTAAGAAATAATAAACTAGTTAGATGAACTTTCTGTTTTTATAAACTAGCGGTTGTTCATTAATTGTAAAATCGTTAGTTTATAAAAACTATTGTCGTTAAGAGTCCTTTTAAACTCAAGTTCCGCTTCAATCTCACATATTTTAAAGAATTCTCCAGATTGAAAAGATACACAAAAGCACTTACTCTTTTTCAAAGTAAGTGCTTTTGTGTATTGATTCTTTTTGGTAGCGTACAAGTATATTTTGATTGAGATTAATTTTTGTGTTTCACATCAATTTTTAATAGGATTGAACATTCAGGCACGTAAGCGTACTTTATTTGAGTATTCACACCTAATTGGATCATAATAACGTTAGAAAAAGGAGATTGAGCGATGATGACTACTTATGAAGAAATGTAGCTAGTTTTGAAAAAATCGATTCCGAAAAAGCACAGGCATTGGTAAAAGGAGAGCCGAAGCCTTAATCTATATTGGAAAGGCTGTTTGTCCTTATTGTCAAATATTCGTTGAAAAACTAAAAAAGTTGCTGTGGAAACTAATACGACTATCTATTATGTGAATAGTGCGGAAAAATCCGATATGGAAGGTATTACGGCCTTCCGTAATGAATACGACATTCCAACGGTTCCTGGTTTCGTCGTTACTAGGGTGACACAGTAAAGGTAAATTCATCCATGTCAGAAGAAGAAATCAAAGCTATTATGAATAAATAATTCAATTGCAAACAGTGGTCTTCCGCAATCGGGCGCGATTGCGGAGCAATGAGCAGTCACTTTTTTTTTTGAATAGATCATAACGTTCAATAAATGGTGGATGTAAATAATTGAGAAACCCAGCTAATCTTCTCATGTGAAGGTAGCTGGGTTATTAAAGTCGAAGTGCAAAATAACACTTAAAGCAAGCGCAAAATAACATCCAAAGTGACAGTCTTTATCCTACGCTGTCGATTGAGTAGTGTCAATACTTTTAAGTTACGACACCAACAAGACTTTTCTAATCATTAGAACTAAGTCTTGAATTTGAATTAAGTCTAATGTAAGATGGGGATAAGAAAAAACCAATCCACTAATGGAGGGATTTACATGAAGGGAATTTCCGTTTCGCAAAGTTCAGCAAACATTGTGCTTCAGCAAAAATTAGACCCAGCAAAACAGTATACTTTTCAGGAAATCAAAGACGTACTTGCAACAGAGTTCAATGGTATTAATGACAACCAATGCTCAGGCTTGATACATCGATCTCACAGTAAAACTGATGGTGTTTTAGTGAAAAGCGACAAATATTATCAACTTCGTGCAACTGCTACTACAACAAACAATGGCTTAGAAGAAGCTAAGAGTATCCTTAAAGATGCTTTACGAGAAATTGAACTTATTCCTAATAAACAGATTAAGACAGCTGAACAATTTAACGAGCTTATTGAACTAAAGAGGAAACTCAACGAACTTATTAAGTAAAATCTAAAAAGACATTAGCTACTAATATAGATAATGTCTTTTTAGATTCATAACTGTTATGTAATTACATCATTTGGTAAGTAACATTTATTTTTATTTTTCAACAATAAAACTACCCAGGGTGGATTTATTGTTATAAAAAACATCCCTGGGTTTAAAAATATTAATCCAAGGGTATTTACATTTTGATAGATTCATATATAATAGAGCATATGGAATATATTTCCGAGAGGGGAATCTAGTATGGTTCAGAATGTACAAGAAGGAATTAGCTCTTTAAGTGATCTTATAACACGCAAAGGGGACACGTCAGAATTACAGCTCAAAGCTTTCTTATGTAACAACCTCGGACGTAACACATTGCTGGCAAAAGTGCCTATGTATGAGTTTTATCGCATGTCTGAAGTAGCTAATGAGCGCAGCGAGGATGGAACCCCCGTTGCACAACCAATAACAAAACCGCTGCGGAGTTGGCTCGTTATATCATCAAAGGATTAATCAGCAACTGTAGAATTAAATCCCTCGGATGATGGACCTATCATGAAGGCGCGTAAAAGACTTCAAGAGTTAGTAGGTAAACAACCATACTTGGCTTTACAACCAATCGTCGCTAATTTGAGAACGGCTGGTCGTAACGGAAGCAACCTTCGAGCACAACAACTAGAAACAGCCGATCGAGAGGGTATGGGTATTCGCGTTTGGTTAGGACAAAAAGATATTATGTGGGTTGTTGATGGGCAACACCGGCGTAAGGCGATTCAAATGGTAATTGAATTCCTGGAGGAAATAAGAATTGACCAAAAATATCCCCTAAGAAGCAATCTTTATTTCCGCATAACCGTGATGAACGTATTGTTCCACATGACGAATTGGCTGTATGGATCGAATGTTATGAGTTAACGCGTGGTGATTGTACGGTTAGTATGGATATTCACTTAGGTTTAAATATCATTGAAGAGCGGCAGTTATTCCATGATTTGAATAACCTCGCGAAAAAGGTTGAAAAGAGTCTCGCTCTAGAATTTGATAGCTCAAATGCTGTGAACGCGTTCATTAAAGATGAACTCATTGATGGAGGACTTATCAACGTATCTATGGGGGACAAGTTGGATTGGGAAGATGACGATGGTTCCTTCTCGAGAAAGGATCTTGTGGCGGTTAATGCCCATTTGATCTTGAATAAATCAAATATTAATAGTGCGGCTCCGGCAATTGTACAGCCTCGTCTACCTATCGCCAGACGCTATTGGCAATCAGTAGCTCAAATTCCTGGATTCGGAGAAATGGGGCTAGGAGGCTTACAGTTTCTGCCCAATCTGTTCTTCTGAAAGCAATCGCAAAACTAACGTACGATTTTGCCTTCGGTCGTCAAGCGGATATCAATTTGTTGGACAAGCTGTTGGATGGGATAACAGATATGGATTTTAGCCACGACAATCCAATGTGGCGTTATTATCAGCTGACAGAGGATGAATTGAAGCGATATGGACTGGATAGCTTGACTGAATATTTGCCAGATAATGCAACAGGAAATCGGGATGTTGGTAACTTTGACTCGGAGACTGGCTGGATGAGGTTTGGGGCGAAACATAATGATATATATCCAATTATCGGGGATATGATTCGTTGGAAACTACGCCTTCCTAATCGGCATGAATCGCGACTTTAAGCAGGAGAAAAACAGGGGAAAAAAAATACGATTACTAACCTGCCACTCATCGATATCGATAAATGCATAAGCTCAGTCACTTAACTAGTTAATAATTGACTAAGAATATTATCCACGGAAACGGGTATGGGCAACGACACTATTTTGTGGCATTTCGCAGCTTGCTCGCACGAAATGCCCATCTATATCATCGATTAGTTGCACAGTTCTTTCTGCATCCTTTAAGGAGGTGATTACGTTCATATCTTTAGATTAAATGCTCTCCGTCCCTCTTGTCCATGCAAAAAAGGCACAGCATCTGAGAAATGCCACGCCTGGTTTGACCCTGTAAGGGCCGATATAGTACTACGACTAATGCTATTATAGCATGTACCTCGGCCAAACAATATTTTAATCTATTGGAGGTATTTAATTAATGACTACTACAATTCCTACACTAACTGTTACTAACCCGATCGATATCCATTGGAGTCATGTTGGTTGCACCGTTCTTTCCAGCTCCAAATACGGACTCGAGTATGACCGCATTAAGGTTCTACATGAAATTGGGTTAAATGCTCCACTTGCCCAAGACGAAAGCTTCTATGCTCCACCTGCAAACCGTGCGATTGACGTCCGCGCTTTATTCCCGGATGGCAATATCGTAAGCTTCGTTGGCCAACGCTATTCAGACCTGCAGGACGAGCTTCAAAAATATAGCCAAGCCGTTGCGGATGGGAACGTTGAAGAACTGAATCGACTACATCATCTCTTTCTCTCGACAACGATGCTGTCACCGGTACTCTTTAAAGCCGGTACCAAGTACTTACATTCGAATATGAACTAGCCCTCTATCCAATGGAAGGCACTCCATCTGATTTGAATTGACGACGCTTGCACCAATGCCGTCATTCCGACCTGCTGGCCAGAGTCAAATCACGGTCCGCATCGACTTACCAAGCTCGAATAATCTAGCATTCAATGCCGACGTGATAGAAGCAGCAGGTTATGAATTTGACCCAGCGACCGGGGCCGTAACAGGTGAGGTGCAAAAAATCATCGAAGGTGACTATGGCCTCCGCAAAATCATCGTCTGGAACTGGCAGGTTGACCCATTCTTCCGTGTCCATTATCGTTACCGCTAAAATAAATGCCCCCGATCTATCTTCGGGGGCATTTATTTAGGCTTAATAGGCTCTACTGATGAGAAGGAATGGACTGTAAGTGAGTTATTTATTAAAGGGTACATCAGGTGGAATTGACTAACTATCTAATGGAGATTGTCCTGGAGCCACAGCTTTAGCGGTCTCTTTCTTTAAATTAAAACTCCCAATCATTTACAAGGCGGATCCCATAGAAAATTTTCTGCCTGCGGGACTCCTATTTTCAGATACCTTTTTAAACCTTCCACTCATACACCGTATCCCTCTTAGATACTGTTGTGCCAGGATATTTTTAATAGACATGAAGTGTTTGGTTTGAATTAACCCCATGAATTATTCATAACGTAGATGCCTTGAGTTTCGCGAAAGCGGCTTTCGGTAGGGACATGCAGAAATCATGGGGGCCAAAATTAATGGCAACTGGAGTAGAGACGTTAGTATTCAAGTGCCTAGTCAAGCCTGAATATATTAACCTCTGACAGTTGAATTGCGTTGCTTGGAACATTAGACTTACCTCTAAAAACTGTTATAAAGTGCAAATAATGCTTTCTCTTGTTTCCTCCGAATTCCTACGTAATAGAGGGAAAGTCCATAATTTACTTGAATTATATACGGAAATTCGTTTATACTATGGATGAACAAAAAATTTGTTCTGATGATCAAACAATTTTGATCCAACTACGCAGACGAGGCGCTCGTGCGTACCCACTTGGGGGCACCGTAAAGTGTGAAAAACAATTCCATTCCTATCCCACAGGGAGATGATCTCTGTCGCTGCCACCTTTATATTTTAAAATTACGTGGATCGGCCTTGATGTTTATCAGGGTCGATTCTTTGTTTAGGGGAAATATTATGTCCTTATCCGTACAAGATCTATTAACTTTAAAGGAACTACCTTCAGAAGACGATCTGACGTTACAACTGCTTGCATTTTTTTATGAAGAACATATTTGCCATCAGATATTCCACTATAAGATCAGAGATAAGCGTAGGGATATTCAACTGCGCTTCAAGACGATTGACCTTCCTCATCTGCTTGGCATTCATAAAATAAAAACTGGCTCTGGATACAGAGGGAAACGGGGATTTCCTGAACTAAAGAACGGGAACATTACTCTTGATCTTCTGAAAAGCGCTAATATTGGCGGTTACGAAAGCACCATTCATCGTATTTTACATTTCCCTTTTTTGTATCAATTGATTCATGCACCGACCTTTATTATTTTTAATCCTCATATTGCGAGAAGCATGATAGACGCTGAGTTTATGCTCTATAACCGCTATAGCGGGCGATATATTCACCTCGGTATAAAGAAAGAAGCTAGCACTGATCTATATACTCCTGTCACCTTCTTAGAAAGAAAAAATGTATATAATGGCATGAAAATAGTTCCGGTTGATGAAATCATAATTATTCCTGAAAAGAAGGATACATAGGAAAAAGACCCTGAACAATTCAGGGTCTTTTTTAATCCGATTTTGGTCACTAGGTTTAATGAGGTACCATATATTATAAATCATCGTAACTTGATTTTTTTATTGTCGCAACTATGATAATGTAAACATTATTATAGTTCATAGGGAGTAGAGTGTATGTTTCTCTCAATCAATCTCAACATCGATAGGATGACCAAAGTCCTCTGGCAGGTTATACATACTAGTTATTACACGGGCATACTTTATACCCTGTAGCTTTCCTTTAAGGAATTCGTTTGTCGGATCTGCTTCGATCTCAACTCTAAATCAGCTATGCATTGCGAAAAGTAATTCATAAGATAATCAAGTTTCTGCATGCTATTTCCAACTCCAATCAGATTTACTAGTATCTACTCTAGATTTTCACTTGTATTGTGTAATTTACAGGATAGGTGATATAATGCAAGCATATCTTATTTCATTCTACTTATTTTTCTGCGAGAGCCATGCGGCATGCTCGTCATTCTAATTGTGGTACTAATTAATTTATACTATAAGTCTGTCTAATTATCCTTTAGGATACCATTAACATAACTTTAATCGTCACTCTCTCTGGGATTGACTACTATAAAAATTCAAAACACCTTTCGGTGGAGCTAAGCAATACTCCTTACTGAAAGGTGTTTTTTTTATATATAAATTTCCTATTCGGTAGAAAGAGTTAAGTTATGACCAGGGGCTCCACCCCAAAGATCGCTTGCGATCGCTGGCTGGTTGGAAAAGTGGAGCAAGAGAATACGGCATTGTCCGAACGTTTTCTCTTTAAGAAACAAAAAGAAATCGGCAAAGGATGATCGAGGTCGAAGACCTGGCCAAGTTTGGCTGTTGCTTCTAGCGACGATCGCTCGAGCAGAATGCGTAAGCATTCACCCGTTGGCGGGAAAGCTCAATTAATTACTCATAACAAAAAGTGAATTGAGCCCTAGAAGGTCGCTTTCTCTCTGATATCTTTCCTTTCGAAAGGAAAGATATCAGAGAGAAAGCGACGGCGCACACATCTCAGGTGCTAAGAACAGCAAGGGTTTCAGCAAACTTTCGTTTCCCAGATAAACGAGGAAACGATGAGGACGCTGGCTACTTGCTAGTAGGAAGAGTCTGTTCTTTTTAGGAAGAAAAGATGATCTACGTGCTTCGCAAGTTCAAATTTGAAGGGAGGAAGTACCAGCATGCAGGACCAAATTACTCGCGACGATCTTATCTCAATCCTGGAGTTGTATACAGAGAGAATATGTGAGGGTTCTCCTCATGGGTAAATCTCCTTGTGAAGTTCAAGTTGATAAGTTTTTCAAACATACGCGTGCGAATAGTTTCGCAACACGCGATCGATATAAGGATGATTGCCA is from Paenibacillus crassostreae and encodes:
- a CDS encoding DNA sulfur modification protein DndB, whose amino-acid sequence is MKARKRLQELVGKQPYLALQPIVANLRTAGRNGSNLRAQQLETADREGMGIRVWLGQKDIMWVVDGQHRRKAIQMVIEFLEEIRIDQKYPLRSNLYFRITVMNVLFHMTNWLYGSNVMS
- a CDS encoding DNA sulfur modification protein DndB, with translation MDIHLGLNIIEERQLFHDLNNLAKKVEKSLALEFDSSNAVNAFIKDELIDGGLINVSMGDKLDWEDDDGSFSRKDLVAVNAHLILNKSNINSAAPAIVQPRLPIARRYWQSVAQIPGFGEMGLGGLQFLPNLFF
- a CDS encoding PBECR4 domain-containing protein encodes the protein MKNNSIPIPQGDDLCRCHLYILKLRGSALMFIRVDSLFRGNIMSLSVQDLLTLKELPSEDDLTLQLLAFFYEEHICHQIFHYKIRDKRRDIQLRFKTIDLPHLLGIHKIKTGSGYRGKRGFPELKNGNITLDLLKSANIGGYESTIHRILHFPFLYQLIHAPTFIIFNPHIARSMIDAEFMLYNRYSGRYIHLGIKKEASTDLYTPVTFLERKNVYNGMKIVPVDEIIIIPEKKDT